The proteins below come from a single Streptomyces sp. M92 genomic window:
- a CDS encoding HelD family protein: MAAQAQQDSAVDSVRDSVREESVREDSVRDREISVEQAHLDRVYRRLGEKIHEAEFLMNDAAQRGQVGTPGALAERDAQVFRAGVHLSRLNNEFEDFLFGRIDLLLGKDGKKGPDGAYTAVEPAEGALRADNTADIAETLHIGRIGVLDEDYAPLVIDWRAPAAAPFYRSTPVDPGRVVRRRVIRSKGRRVLGVEDDLMRPEVRASLDGEELAVVGDGALMAALGQARTHSMRDIVASIQAEQDLVIRAPAASVTYVEGGPGTGKTAVALHRAAYLLYQDRRRYSGGILIVSPTPLLVAYTEGVLPSLGEEGQVAVRAIGSLVDGAEATLYDSPATARAKGSSRMLKVLRRAARGALEPEGSPTLLRVVAFGRRLELEAEELAGIRRTVLGGTAPVNLLRPRARRLLLDALWAKSGAAGRHSDPELAAELRSSFDEDVSTEDSFLAFLDAWWPELTPAAVLTAMADERQLGRWSRRVLNPGEARKVARSLRREGYSVHDIALLDELQAVLGAPARPRKRRELDPLDQLTGLEELMPQREETQRERAERLAQERTEYAHVIVDEAQDLTPMQWRMVGRRGRHATWTVVGDPAQSSWSDPDEAAAARDEALGTRPRRRFELTVNYRNPAEIAELAAKVLALAMPGSTSPASVRSTGVEPRFAVVREALEETVRAEAARLLDLVDGTVGVVVAMNRREEARRWLAGLGDRVVALGSLEAKGLEYDATVVVSPAEIADESPAGLRVLYVALTRATQQLTVVSGERDEPDAAGVPDLLRD; this comes from the coding sequence GTGGCCGCACAGGCGCAACAGGACTCAGCGGTCGACTCGGTGCGCGACTCCGTACGGGAGGAGTCCGTGCGGGAGGATTCCGTACGGGACCGAGAGATCAGCGTGGAACAGGCACACCTGGACCGGGTGTACCGCCGCCTCGGGGAGAAGATCCACGAGGCCGAGTTCCTCATGAACGACGCCGCGCAGCGCGGCCAGGTCGGCACGCCCGGCGCGCTGGCCGAGCGCGACGCGCAGGTCTTCCGGGCCGGCGTCCACCTCAGCCGCCTGAACAACGAGTTCGAGGACTTCCTCTTCGGCCGCATCGACCTGCTCCTCGGCAAGGACGGCAAGAAGGGCCCCGACGGCGCCTACACCGCCGTCGAGCCCGCCGAGGGCGCGCTGCGAGCCGACAACACCGCCGACATCGCCGAGACCCTGCACATCGGCCGCATCGGCGTCCTGGACGAGGACTACGCCCCGCTGGTCATCGACTGGCGGGCGCCCGCCGCCGCGCCCTTCTACCGGTCCACGCCGGTCGACCCGGGCCGGGTCGTGCGGCGCCGGGTGATCCGCTCCAAGGGGCGGCGCGTCCTCGGCGTCGAGGACGACCTGATGCGGCCCGAGGTCAGGGCGAGCCTGGACGGCGAGGAGCTGGCCGTCGTCGGCGACGGCGCCCTGATGGCCGCCCTCGGCCAGGCCCGCACCCACTCCATGCGGGACATCGTCGCCTCCATCCAGGCCGAGCAGGACCTGGTCATCCGCGCCCCCGCCGCCTCCGTGACCTACGTCGAGGGCGGCCCCGGCACCGGCAAGACCGCCGTCGCCCTGCACCGCGCCGCCTACCTGCTCTACCAGGACCGGCGCCGTTACTCCGGCGGCATCCTCATCGTCTCGCCGACCCCGCTGCTGGTGGCGTACACCGAGGGCGTGCTGCCCTCCCTCGGCGAGGAGGGGCAGGTGGCCGTCCGCGCCATCGGCTCCCTGGTCGACGGCGCCGAGGCCACCCTTTACGACTCGCCGGCCACCGCCCGCGCCAAGGGTTCCTCGCGCATGCTGAAGGTGCTGCGCCGGGCCGCGCGCGGGGCGCTGGAGCCGGAGGGGTCGCCGACGCTGCTGCGGGTCGTCGCCTTCGGCCGCCGCCTCGAACTGGAGGCCGAGGAGCTGGCCGGCATCCGCCGCACCGTGCTCGGCGGCACCGCGCCCGTCAACCTGCTGCGCCCTCGTGCCCGCAGGCTGCTCCTGGACGCCCTGTGGGCCAAGTCGGGCGCCGCCGGCCGGCACTCCGACCCGGAGCTGGCCGCCGAGCTGCGGTCCTCCTTCGACGAGGACGTCAGCACGGAGGACTCCTTCCTCGCCTTCCTCGACGCCTGGTGGCCCGAGCTGACCCCGGCCGCCGTACTGACGGCGATGGCGGACGAGCGGCAGCTGGGCCGCTGGTCGCGGCGCGTGCTGAACCCGGGCGAGGCCCGCAAGGTGGCCCGCTCGCTGCGGCGCGAGGGGTACTCCGTGCACGACATCGCCCTGCTCGACGAGCTCCAGGCGGTCCTCGGCGCCCCGGCCCGCCCCCGCAAGCGGCGCGAGCTGGACCCGCTGGACCAGCTCACCGGCCTGGAGGAGCTGATGCCGCAGCGCGAGGAGACCCAGCGGGAGCGCGCCGAGCGCCTCGCGCAGGAGCGCACCGAGTACGCGCACGTCATCGTGGACGAGGCCCAGGACCTCACGCCCATGCAGTGGCGCATGGTCGGCCGCCGGGGCCGGCACGCCACCTGGACGGTCGTCGGCGACCCGGCCCAGTCCTCCTGGTCCGACCCCGACGAGGCGGCGGCGGCCCGCGACGAGGCCCTGGGCACCCGCCCGCGCCGCCGCTTCGAGCTGACCGTGAACTACCGCAACCCGGCCGAGATCGCCGAGCTGGCGGCGAAGGTGCTGGCCCTCGCCATGCCGGGCTCCACCTCCCCGGCGTCCGTCCGCTCGACGGGCGTGGAACCGCGTTTCGCGGTCGTACGGGAGGCGCTGGAGGAGACGGTCCGGGCGGAGGCCGCCCGGCTGCTGGACCTCGTCGACGGCACCGTCGGCGTCGTGGTCGCCATGAACCGCCGCGAGGAGGCCCGGCGCTGGCTGGCCGGGCTCGGCGACCGCGTGGTGGCGCTGGGCAGCCTGGAGGCCAAGGGCCTGGAGTACGACGCCACGGTCGTGGTCTCCCCGGCCGAGATCGCCGACGAGTCGCCCGCCGGGCTGCGCGTGCTGTACGTCGCGCTCACCCGGGCCACCCAGCAGCTGACGGTCGTCTCCGGCGAGCGCGACGAACCGGACGCCGCGGGGGTGCCGGACCTGCTGCGGGACTGA
- a CDS encoding HU family DNA-binding protein — translation MNRSELVAALADRAEVTRKDADAVLAAFADVVGDIVSKGDEKVTIPGFLTFERTHRAARTARNPQTGEPIQIPAGYSVKVSAGSKLKEAAKGK, via the coding sequence ATGAACCGCAGTGAGCTGGTGGCCGCGCTGGCCGACCGCGCCGAGGTGACCCGCAAGGACGCCGACGCCGTGCTGGCCGCGTTCGCCGACGTCGTCGGCGACATCGTCTCCAAGGGCGACGAGAAGGTCACCATCCCCGGCTTCCTGACCTTCGAGCGCACCCACCGTGCCGCTCGCACCGCCCGCAACCCGCAGACCGGCGAGCCGATCCAGATCCCGGCCGGCTACAGCGTCAAGGTCTCGGCGGGCTCGAAGCTCAAGGAAGCCGCCAAGGGCAAGTAA
- a CDS encoding zf-HC2 domain-containing protein — MQGSPAPNEHETVGAYALGILDDAEATAFEAHLAGCEWCAQQLDELAGMEPMMAALADLPGTGTPAIAESLTAKPSPRLAEKLVDEVAERRAGKRRRNFYLVGTAAALIIGGPFAAVATTDGGGDDGGGKKTEATRQAGSPAESAFAEMPDRVTATDPATRVSATVALEKKAWGTEAVLELKNVKGPQKCSLIAVGKNGERETLSSWTVPDWGYGIPGATTEKAKKPLYVHGGAAFAPNQIDHFEVMTFDGERLVEVDA, encoded by the coding sequence ATGCAGGGATCACCGGCGCCGAACGAGCACGAGACCGTCGGCGCCTACGCCCTCGGCATCCTCGACGACGCGGAGGCCACCGCCTTCGAGGCCCACCTCGCCGGCTGCGAGTGGTGCGCCCAGCAGCTCGACGAGCTGGCCGGCATGGAACCCATGATGGCCGCCCTCGCCGACCTCCCGGGCACCGGAACGCCCGCGATCGCCGAGTCGCTGACGGCGAAGCCGAGCCCGCGGCTCGCGGAGAAGCTGGTCGACGAGGTCGCCGAGCGCCGGGCGGGCAAGCGGCGCCGCAACTTCTACCTGGTGGGCACCGCCGCCGCGCTGATCATCGGCGGCCCGTTCGCCGCCGTGGCGACCACGGACGGCGGCGGTGACGACGGCGGCGGGAAGAAGACCGAGGCGACGCGGCAGGCGGGCAGCCCCGCCGAGTCGGCCTTCGCCGAGATGCCCGACCGGGTCACCGCCACCGACCCCGCCACCCGGGTCAGCGCGACCGTCGCCCTGGAGAAGAAGGCCTGGGGCACCGAGGCGGTCCTGGAGCTGAAGAACGTCAAGGGCCCCCAGAAGTGCTCCCTGATCGCGGTCGGCAAGAACGGCGAGCGGGAGACGCTCAGCTCCTGGACGGTCCCGGACTGGGGCTACGGCATCCCGGGCGCCACCACCGAGAAGGCGAAGAAGCCGCTCTACGTGCACGGCGGCGCCGCCTTCGCACCCAACCAGATCGACCACTTCGAGGTCATGACCTTCGACGGCGAGCGGCTGGTGGAGGTGGACGCGTAA
- a CDS encoding NAD-dependent malic enzyme: MATAPSVSYSMTVRLEVPAGGTAVSQLTTAVESSGGSVTGLDVTASGHDKLRIDVTIAAGSTSHADEIVERLRGIEGVSLGKVSDRTFLMHLGGKIEMASKHPIRNRDDLSMVYTPGVARVCMAIAENPEDARRLTIKRNSVAVVTDGSAVLGLGNIGPKAALPVMEGKAALFKRFAGIDAWPICLDTQDTDAIVEIVKAIAPGFAGINLEDISAPRCFEIEARLREALDIPVFHDDQHGTAIVVLAALTNALRVVDKPIENVRVVMSGAGAAGTAILKLLLAAGVKNAVVADIHGVVHAGRADLVDAAPESALRWIADNTNPEGLTGTLKEAVHGADVFIGVSAPNVLDGDDVAAMADGAIVFALANPDPEVDPAVARQSAAVVATGRSDFPNQINNVLVFPGVFRGLLDAQSRTVNTEMMLAAAHALADVVTEDELNPNYIIPSVFNDKVAGAVAGAVREAAKAAGVVA; the protein is encoded by the coding sequence ATGGCAACGGCGCCCAGCGTCTCCTACTCGATGACGGTCAGGCTGGAGGTGCCCGCCGGTGGAACCGCGGTCTCGCAGCTCACCACGGCGGTCGAGTCCTCCGGAGGCTCCGTCACCGGCCTCGACGTCACGGCGTCCGGCCACGACAAGCTCCGGATCGACGTCACCATCGCCGCCGGCTCGACCTCGCACGCCGACGAGATCGTGGAGCGCCTGCGCGGCATCGAGGGCGTGAGCCTGGGCAAGGTCTCGGACCGTACCTTCCTCATGCACCTCGGCGGCAAGATCGAGATGGCGTCCAAGCACCCCATCCGCAACCGCGACGACCTCTCCATGGTCTACACGCCGGGCGTGGCCCGCGTCTGCATGGCGATCGCCGAGAACCCCGAGGACGCCCGCCGCCTCACCATCAAGCGCAACTCCGTTGCGGTCGTGACGGACGGCTCCGCGGTGCTCGGCCTCGGCAACATCGGGCCGAAGGCCGCGCTGCCGGTGATGGAGGGCAAGGCGGCCCTGTTCAAGCGGTTCGCCGGCATCGACGCCTGGCCGATCTGCCTGGACACCCAGGACACCGACGCGATCGTCGAGATCGTCAAGGCCATCGCCCCGGGCTTCGCCGGCATCAACCTGGAGGACATCTCCGCGCCGCGCTGCTTCGAGATCGAGGCCCGCCTGCGCGAGGCCCTGGACATCCCGGTCTTCCACGACGACCAGCACGGCACCGCCATCGTCGTCCTGGCCGCCCTGACCAACGCCCTGCGCGTGGTGGACAAGCCGATCGAGAACGTCCGGGTCGTCATGTCCGGTGCCGGCGCCGCCGGTACGGCCATCCTCAAGCTGCTGCTGGCCGCGGGCGTCAAGAACGCCGTCGTCGCCGACATCCACGGTGTCGTGCACGCGGGCCGCGCCGACCTGGTCGACGCCGCCCCGGAGTCGGCGCTGCGCTGGATCGCCGACAACACCAACCCCGAGGGCCTCACCGGCACCCTCAAGGAGGCCGTGCACGGCGCGGACGTCTTCATCGGCGTCTCCGCTCCCAACGTCCTGGACGGCGACGACGTGGCCGCCATGGCGGACGGCGCGATCGTGTTCGCGCTCGCGAACCCGGACCCCGAGGTCGACCCGGCCGTCGCCCGCCAGAGCGCGGCGGTCGTGGCCACCGGCCGCTCGGACTTCCCGAACCAGATCAACAACGTGCTGGTCTTCCCGGGCGTCTTCCGCGGCCTGCTGGACGCCCAGTCCCGCACGGTCAACACCGAGATGATGCTGGCCGCCGCGCACGCCCTGGCGGACGTGGTGACCGAGGACGAGCTCAACCCGAACTACATCATCCCGAGCGTCTTCAACGACAAGGTCGCCGGCGCGGTCGCGGGTGCCGTCCGCGAGGCGGCCAAGGCGGCCGGAGTGGTGGCGTAG